The genomic region AGTATCTTCGTTTCCGTTTCGCTCTTTTTTGTGGCCCATTCCCGCCTGCGCGCCCGGTCGCCGCTACTGTATGAAAAAACTCGATAAGCTTATTCTGAAGGCCTTTATGGGGCCGTTCCTGCTCACGCTGGCCGTAGTGGAGTTTATTCTGCTGACGCAGTATATGCTCAAGTACCTCGACGACCTAGTGGGCAAGGACCTGGGAGCCGAGGTGCTGGCGCAGCTGCTGTTCTACTTTGCGGTGCTGCTGCTGCCCATCGCCCTGCCGCTGGCCGTATTGCTGTCGTCGCTGATGACCTTTGGCACGCTGGGCGAACACCACGAGCTGACGGCCATCAAGACCTCGGGCATCTCGCTGACCCGCATTCTGCGGCCGGTACTGCTCACCAGCCTCGCGCTGATGGTGGGGGCCTTCTGGTTCAACAACGCCATTGTGCCCAAAGCCAACCTGAAAGCGTTCAGCCTGCTCTGGGACGTGCGCCAGCAGAAGCTCGCCCTCGACATCCGGCCCGGCGTCTTCTACAACGGCATTCCCGGCTACACCATCAAGGTGAATGACAAGCTGGGCGAGGACGGCGAAATCCTGATGGGCATCATGATTTACGACCATACGCAGGGCTCCGGCAACATGCGCGTAATTCTGGCCGACTCCGGCCGCATGTTCACGCGCTTTGGCGGGCAGTACCTCGGCCTGGAGCTGTTTCGGGGGCAGAGCTACGTAGAGCAGCCCGATGCGCGCAGTCGTTCCGGGGCCACGTTCATCCGGCAGGCCTTCAACCGCAACATGATTACGTTTTCGCTGAAGTCGTTCGACCTCAACCGGACACAGGTGGAGCTGTTTTCTCAGAATAAAATGATGAAAAACATTCCGCAGCTGGAGTCCTACATCGATTCGCTGCAGGGGCGCCTGCGCACCGAGCGGGAGCAGGTGCCCAAGCAGATTGCGCCCTACTACTCCTACCTGCGCTTCGATACCACCGGCCAGGCCCAGAACCGCCGGACCGAGCTGATCCAGGTGGCCGAAACCCGCCTGCCGGTCCTGAACGTGGGCGTGCTGGAACAGGCCACCAACCGGGCCCGCAATGTCCGGGCCTTTGCCGGCACCACCGGCGAGCGGCTGGCTAATCTGGCTAAGGAGTCGGGCAACTACCGCATCGAAGTTTACCGCAAGTACGTGCAGTCGGTGGCCATTTTGCTGATGTTCCTGATTGGCGCGCCGCTGGGAGCCATCATCAAAAAAGGTGGCCTAGGCGTGCCGATTCTGGTTTCCATCCTGTTTTTCATCGTCTACTACATTCTGTCCATTATGGGCGAGAAGTACGGGCGGGAAGGGGTGATGCCCGTCACGGTGGGGATGTGGATGTCGACGGCGGCGCTGCTGCCTTTTGGCCTGTTCTTCCTGTACCAAGCCCGCAACGACTCCGGCCTGCTCGACTGGAACCTGGGGCGTTTTGTGCCTGCGTGGCTGCGCTGGCCATTTCGGGGCTACAAGAAATCCGTTTGATGGGCTGATAAGTTGAAGATGGTCACGCCCTTGCCCTTTTTCGTCCAAGGCAAGGGCACTTCATTGATCAGCACATCAACACGCATCAAATAAATCCTTACCTTTGCCGACACCCCGAAATGCGGGGTGGCTTTCTTTTTTTCATACTTACTATCAAAGACGGGGAAACCTATCTGCCGATGAAACTCACTACCGAAGCAAAACAGGCGATTTTCGAGAAAAACAGCCTGCAAAAAGTAGCCACCGATACGGGTTCGGCCGAGGCTCAGATTGCGCTGTTCACGCACCGCATCACGCACCTCACCGAGCACCTGAAAGTGAACAAGAAAGACTTCTCGACCCGTCTGGGTCTGCTGAAGCTTGTTGGTAAGCGTCGTCGCATGCTGGACTACCTCCAGCACCGCGAAATCAACCGCTACCGCGCCATCATCAAGGAGCTGGGCATTCGTAAGTAAGCCCAATGCCTGGAGCAGGGAGCCTTCCAACCCGGAAGGTTCCCTGCTCTTTTTTTGTCCGAAACCAACAAGTGCACCATTTGCTAGGTTCGGGCGTTGATTTTCCTGAATAAGATTCTTTAGAGCAAAACGGGGCCGCTGCCGGCCCCGTTTTTACGGCTGCTCGCCCGCTGCACGCTTTCCACAAGCACCCTCTCAGATGCCCAATTACACCGCGGTTACCAAACACATTACGCTGCCCGACGGGCGGCAGATTTCCATCGAAACCGGCAAACTGGCCAAATTCGCCGACGGCGCCGTTGTGGTGCGCCTCGGCGACGCCATGCTGCTGGCAACGGTCGTGTCGCAGCCCAGCTCGCGCGGCGACGTGGATTTCCTGCCCCTGTCGGTTGACTACCAGGAGAAATTCGGCGGTGCCGGCAACATTCCCGGCTCGTTCCAGCGCCGCGAAGGCCGCCTCTCGGATGCCGAAATCCTGGTGTGCCGTATCGTAGACCGTATCCTGCGCCCGATGTTCCCAAAGGACTATCACTACGAGGTGCAAGTGATGATTACCCTGATTTCGGCCGATAAGACCGTGCAGCCTGACGCCCTGGCCGCGTTGGCCGCCTCGGCTGCCCTCTCGATTTCGGACATTCCTTTCGCCGGCCCCATCTCAGAGGTTCGCGTAGCCCGCATCGACGGCAAGCTGCAAATCAACCCCCTCACCGCCGACATTGCCCGCGCCGACATCGACCTGATTGTAGGTGCCACCGCTGATTCGGTAGCCATGGTGGAAGGTGAAATGGATGAAGTAAGCGAAGAGGAAATGGTGGAAGCCATTGCCTACGCTCACGAAGCCATCAAGGAGCAGGTGCGCGTGCAGCTGGAACTGGCCGCTGAAGTGGAGAAATCCCACGTGAAGCGCGAGTACCCGAAGTACGAGGAAAACGACGACCTCAAGAAGCGTATTCAGGAAGGTGTGTACGAGCAGGCCTACAAAGTGGCGCACTCGGGCAACCCCAGCAAAGCCGGCCGTAAGGAAGGTTTTGGCGCCATCAAGAAGTCGCTGACTGCGCAACTGCTGGAAGAGCAGCCCGAGCTGGACATGAAGATGTTCGGCCGCTACTACTCTTCGGCGGAGAAGAAGGCTATCCGCGACATGATGATCAAGGAGCGCACCCGCCTCGATGGTCGTCAGCTCACGGAAATCCGCCCCATCTGGAGCGAAGTGAACTACCTGCCCGGTGCCCATGGCTCGGCCCTGTTCACCCGCGGCGAAACCCAGTCGCTGACCACGGTGGCCCTCGGCACCAAGCTCGATGAGCAGATCATCGACACGGCTATGACCTCGGGCTACAGCAAGTTCATGCTGCACTACAACTTCCCGGCCTTCTCGACCGGTGAGGTGAAGCCTAACCGCGGCCCCGGCCGCCGCGAAATCGGCCACGGCAACCTGGCCCAACGCTCGTTGAAGAAGGTAATGCCTTCCGACGACGAGAACCCCTACACCGTACGCATCGTGTCGGACATCCTGGAGTCGAACGGCTCAAGCTCGATGGCCACCGTTTGCGCTGGCTCAATGGCCTTGATGGACGCTGGTATTCCAATCCGCGCTGCTGTTTCGGGCATTGCCATGGGCCTCGTGCAGGACAAGGAAACCGGCGAATACGCCGTGCTTTCCGACATTCTGGGCGATGAGGACCACCTCGGCGATATGGACTTCAAAGTAACCGGCACCGAAAAAGGTATCGTGGCTTGCCAGATGGATATCAAAATCCAGGGCTTGAGCGCCGAAATCATGACGGCTGCGCTGCATCAGGCTCGTGAGGGCCGTCTGCACATTCTGCGCGAGATGGCCAAGACCATTGCGGCCCCCGCAGCTGAGCTGAAGCCTCACACGCCTCGTTCGCACAAGATGCTGATCGATAAGGAGTACATCGGTGCCGTTATCGGACCCGGCGGCAAAGTCATTCAGCAGATCCAGAAGGACACCAACGCCACGGTTATCATCGAGGAGAAGGACGAGAAAGGCCACGTAAGCATCTACGCTTCCAACCAGGAAGATATGCAGGCGGCCATCGACCGGATCCGGGCCATTGCGGCCACGCCGGAAATCGGCGAGACCTACAAAGGCAAGGT from Hymenobacter canadensis harbors:
- the pnp gene encoding polyribonucleotide nucleotidyltransferase — encoded protein: MPNYTAVTKHITLPDGRQISIETGKLAKFADGAVVVRLGDAMLLATVVSQPSSRGDVDFLPLSVDYQEKFGGAGNIPGSFQRREGRLSDAEILVCRIVDRILRPMFPKDYHYEVQVMITLISADKTVQPDALAALAASAALSISDIPFAGPISEVRVARIDGKLQINPLTADIARADIDLIVGATADSVAMVEGEMDEVSEEEMVEAIAYAHEAIKEQVRVQLELAAEVEKSHVKREYPKYEENDDLKKRIQEGVYEQAYKVAHSGNPSKAGRKEGFGAIKKSLTAQLLEEQPELDMKMFGRYYSSAEKKAIRDMMIKERTRLDGRQLTEIRPIWSEVNYLPGAHGSALFTRGETQSLTTVALGTKLDEQIIDTAMTSGYSKFMLHYNFPAFSTGEVKPNRGPGRREIGHGNLAQRSLKKVMPSDDENPYTVRIVSDILESNGSSSMATVCAGSMALMDAGIPIRAAVSGIAMGLVQDKETGEYAVLSDILGDEDHLGDMDFKVTGTEKGIVACQMDIKIQGLSAEIMTAALHQAREGRLHILREMAKTIAAPAAELKPHTPRSHKMLIDKEYIGAVIGPGGKVIQQIQKDTNATVIIEEKDEKGHVSIYASNQEDMQAAIDRIRAIAATPEIGETYKGKVRSIQPYGAFVEIMPGKDGLLHISEVSHERLAALEGVLEVGQEIDVKLLDIDKKTGKYRLSRKVLLPKPERAADSNGAA
- a CDS encoding LptF/LptG family permease, with the protein product MKKLDKLILKAFMGPFLLTLAVVEFILLTQYMLKYLDDLVGKDLGAEVLAQLLFYFAVLLLPIALPLAVLLSSLMTFGTLGEHHELTAIKTSGISLTRILRPVLLTSLALMVGAFWFNNAIVPKANLKAFSLLWDVRQQKLALDIRPGVFYNGIPGYTIKVNDKLGEDGEILMGIMIYDHTQGSGNMRVILADSGRMFTRFGGQYLGLELFRGQSYVEQPDARSRSGATFIRQAFNRNMITFSLKSFDLNRTQVELFSQNKMMKNIPQLESYIDSLQGRLRTEREQVPKQIAPYYSYLRFDTTGQAQNRRTELIQVAETRLPVLNVGVLEQATNRARNVRAFAGTTGERLANLAKESGNYRIEVYRKYVQSVAILLMFLIGAPLGAIIKKGGLGVPILVSILFFIVYYILSIMGEKYGREGVMPVTVGMWMSTAALLPFGLFFLYQARNDSGLLDWNLGRFVPAWLRWPFRGYKKSV
- the rpsO gene encoding 30S ribosomal protein S15, with amino-acid sequence MKLTTEAKQAIFEKNSLQKVATDTGSAEAQIALFTHRITHLTEHLKVNKKDFSTRLGLLKLVGKRRRMLDYLQHREINRYRAIIKELGIRK